One genomic window of Vibrio parahaemolyticus includes the following:
- the atpE gene encoding F0F1 ATP synthase subunit C, with translation METLLSFSAIAVGIIVGLASLGTAIGFALLGGKFLEGAARQPEMAPMLQVKMFIIAGLLDAVPMIGIVIALLFTFANPFVGQLG, from the coding sequence ATGGAAACTTTACTGAGCTTTTCTGCAATCGCCGTAGGTATTATCGTCGGTCTTGCTTCTCTTGGTACAGCGATTGGTTTCGCACTACTAGGTGGTAAATTCCTAGAAGGTGCAGCACGTCAACCAGAAATGGCTCCTATGCTACAAGTTAAGATGTTCATCATCGCAGGTCTACTTGATGCGGTTCCAATGATCGGTATCGTAATCGCGCTACTATTCACATTTGCAAACCCATTCGTTGGTCAACTAGGTTAA
- the atpA gene encoding F0F1 ATP synthase subunit alpha — protein MQLNSTEISDLIKQRIESFEVVSEARNEGTIVSVSDGIIRIHGLADVMQGEMIELPGGRYALALNLERDSVGAVVMGPYADLKEGMKVTGTGRILEVPVGPELLGRVVNTLGEPIDGKGPIEAKLTSPVEVIAPGVIDRKSVDQPVQTGYKSVDSMIPIGRGQRELVIGDRQTGKTAMAIDAIINQKNSGIFSIYVAIGQKASTIANVVRKLEEHGALANTIVVVASASESAALQYLAPYAGCAMGEYFRDRGEDALIVYDDLSKQAVAYRQISLLLKRPPGREAFPGDVFYLHSRLLERAARVNEEYVERFTNGEVKGKTGSLTALPIIETQAGDVSAFVPTNVISITDGQIFLQTELFNAGVRPAVDPGISVSRVGGSAQTKIIKKLSGGIRTALAAYRELAAFAQFSSDLDEATKKQLDHGQKVTELMKQKQYAPMSVFDQALVIFAAERGYLDDVELNKVLDFEAALLSYARGQYAELAAEIDKSGAYNDEIEAQLKKLTDDFKATQTW, from the coding sequence ATGCAACTTAATTCCACGGAAATTAGCGATCTGATCAAACAGCGTATCGAATCTTTCGAAGTTGTTAGTGAAGCTCGCAACGAGGGTACTATCGTATCGGTAAGCGATGGTATCATCCGCATCCACGGCCTAGCGGACGTGATGCAAGGTGAAATGATTGAATTACCGGGTGGCCGTTATGCACTGGCACTTAACCTTGAGCGTGACTCGGTTGGTGCGGTAGTAATGGGCCCATATGCTGACCTTAAGGAAGGCATGAAAGTTACAGGTACTGGCCGCATTCTTGAAGTGCCAGTTGGTCCAGAACTACTAGGCCGCGTAGTAAACACGCTGGGTGAGCCTATCGATGGTAAAGGTCCAATCGAAGCGAAATTGACTTCACCTGTAGAAGTTATCGCACCAGGTGTAATCGACCGTAAATCGGTAGACCAACCTGTACAAACTGGCTACAAATCAGTTGACTCAATGATCCCTATCGGTCGTGGTCAGCGTGAGCTTGTAATCGGTGACCGTCAGACTGGTAAAACAGCAATGGCGATCGATGCGATCATCAACCAGAAAAACTCTGGTATTTTCTCAATCTACGTAGCAATCGGTCAGAAAGCATCGACTATCGCTAACGTAGTTCGCAAACTAGAAGAGCACGGCGCGCTAGCAAACACTATCGTTGTTGTTGCATCTGCTTCTGAATCTGCAGCGCTACAATACCTAGCGCCATATGCAGGTTGTGCGATGGGCGAATACTTCCGCGATCGCGGCGAAGACGCACTGATTGTTTACGATGATCTATCTAAACAAGCGGTAGCTTACCGTCAGATCTCTCTACTACTAAAACGTCCACCAGGCCGTGAGGCATTCCCAGGTGACGTATTCTACTTACACTCACGTCTACTAGAGCGTGCAGCTCGTGTAAACGAAGAGTACGTAGAGCGTTTCACTAACGGTGAAGTGAAAGGTAAGACTGGTTCTTTGACTGCTCTTCCTATCATCGAAACTCAAGCAGGTGACGTTTCAGCATTCGTACCGACTAACGTAATCTCGATTACCGATGGTCAGATCTTCCTACAAACTGAGCTATTCAACGCAGGTGTACGTCCAGCGGTTGACCCAGGTATCTCAGTATCTCGTGTAGGTGGTTCAGCTCAGACGAAAATCATCAAGAAACTATCAGGTGGTATCCGTACAGCACTAGCTGCATACCGCGAACTAGCAGCATTTGCTCAGTTCTCTTCTGACCTTGATGAAGCAACGAAGAAACAGCTAGACCATGGTCAAAAAGTTACAGAACTAATGAAGCAGAAGCAGTACGCTCCAATGTCTGTATTTGACCAAGCACTAGTTATCTTCGCGGCAGAGCGCGGTTACCTTGACGATGTAGAATTGAACAAAGTTCTAGATTTCGAGGCGGCTCTACTATCGTACGCTCGCGGTCAATACGCTGAATTAGCAGCTGAGATCGACAAGTCTGGTGCTTACAACGATGAAATCGAAGCTCAGTTGAAGAAACTGACTGACGACTTCAAAGCAACCCAAACTTGGTAA
- a CDS encoding ParB/RepB/Spo0J family partition protein produces MSKRGLGKGLDALLSTSSFAREKQQIASQSQALSADGELTELAIGQLQPGIYQPRKDMAPEALEELAASIQSQGIIQPIVVRQVVGGQFEIIAGERRWRAAKQAGLKRVPCLVKKVEDRAAIAMALIENIQREDLNVIEEAQALERLQDEFSLTHQQVADVIGKSRTTVSNLLRLNQLDADVKRLVAEKQLEMGHARALLALEGEQQVEVAQMVAKKQMTVRQTEQLVKKCLAPQNEQKAQQEDTEAEQMSHKLSQLLDAKVSLSRSANGKAKLTISIDEPHKLDQLIAKLEA; encoded by the coding sequence ATGTCTAAGCGTGGTCTAGGAAAAGGACTGGATGCGTTGTTGTCGACCAGTTCGTTTGCTCGTGAAAAACAGCAAATTGCATCGCAAAGCCAAGCCTTGTCAGCAGACGGTGAACTCACTGAATTAGCCATTGGCCAATTACAGCCGGGGATCTACCAACCGCGTAAAGATATGGCACCTGAAGCGCTTGAAGAATTAGCGGCTTCTATTCAATCGCAAGGCATTATCCAGCCGATCGTGGTTCGTCAGGTTGTTGGCGGACAGTTTGAGATCATCGCTGGCGAACGTCGCTGGCGTGCCGCTAAACAAGCAGGCTTGAAACGCGTGCCTTGCTTGGTTAAGAAAGTTGAAGACCGCGCAGCTATTGCTATGGCTTTGATCGAAAACATTCAGCGTGAAGACTTGAATGTGATTGAAGAGGCGCAAGCATTGGAGCGCCTGCAAGATGAGTTCTCGCTAACGCATCAGCAAGTGGCGGATGTGATTGGTAAGTCAAGAACTACCGTGAGTAACTTGTTGCGTCTCAACCAATTGGATGCCGACGTCAAACGCTTGGTGGCGGAGAAACAACTTGAAATGGGTCATGCTCGTGCGCTGCTGGCACTGGAAGGTGAACAGCAAGTCGAAGTGGCTCAAATGGTGGCAAAAAAGCAAATGACGGTTCGACAAACCGAACAGTTAGTAAAAAAGTGCTTAGCCCCACAAAATGAGCAAAAAGCTCAACAAGAAGATACCGAAGCCGAGCAAATGTCGCATAAATTGAGTCAACTACTTGATGCGAAGGTTTCCTTAAGCCGTTCTGCAAACGGAAAAGCGAAGTTGACGATAAGTATTGATGAGCCTCACAAATTAGACCAACTAATTGCCAAGCTAGAGGCCTAG
- the atpF gene encoding F0F1 ATP synthase subunit B codes for MNINATLLGQAISFALFVWFCMKYVWPPLMQAIEERQKKIADGLQAAERAAKDLDLAQANASDQLKEAKRTATEIIEQANKRKSQIIDEAREEAQAERQKILAQAEAELEAERNRARDELRKQVATLAVAGAEKILERTIDKDAQKDILDNITAKL; via the coding sequence GTGAACATAAACGCAACTCTGCTAGGTCAAGCAATCTCGTTCGCACTATTTGTGTGGTTCTGCATGAAGTATGTATGGCCACCATTGATGCAAGCGATTGAAGAACGTCAGAAAAAAATTGCTGATGGTCTTCAAGCAGCTGAACGTGCTGCTAAAGACTTGGATCTAGCACAAGCCAACGCTTCTGATCAGTTGAAAGAAGCGAAGCGCACAGCAACTGAGATCATCGAACAAGCGAACAAGCGTAAGTCTCAAATTATTGATGAAGCTCGCGAGGAAGCTCAGGCAGAACGCCAGAAAATCCTAGCGCAAGCGGAAGCAGAACTTGAAGCTGAACGTAATCGTGCACGCGATGAGCTGCGCAAACAAGTTGCTACTCTGGCTGTAGCTGGTGCTGAGAAAATCCTTGAGCGTACAATCGATAAAGATGCGCAAAAAGATATTCTCGACAACATTACTGCAAAACTTTAA
- the atpG gene encoding F0F1 ATP synthase subunit gamma, whose translation MAGAKEIRNKIGSVKSTQKITKAMEMVAASKMRRSQDAMEASRPYAETMRKVIGHVANANLEYRHPYLEEREAKRVGYIIVSTDRGLCGGLNINVFKKAVTDIQTWKEKGAEIELAVIGSKATAFFKHGGAKVAAQVSGLGDSPSLEDLIGSVGVMLKKYDEGELDRLYVVFNKFVNTMVQQPTIDQLLPLPKSDSKEMQREHSWDYIYEPEPKPLLDTLLVRYVESQVYQGVVENLACEQAARMIAMKAATDNATNLIEDLELVYNKARQAAITQELSEIVGGASAV comes from the coding sequence ATGGCCGGCGCAAAAGAGATACGTAATAAAATCGGTAGTGTTAAAAGCACGCAGAAAATTACGAAAGCGATGGAAATGGTAGCAGCTTCAAAAATGCGTCGCTCTCAAGATGCAATGGAAGCTTCTCGTCCATACGCTGAAACAATGCGTAAAGTGATCGGTCACGTGGCAAACGCAAATTTAGAGTACCGTCATCCGTACCTAGAAGAGCGTGAAGCGAAACGTGTTGGTTACATCATCGTTTCGACAGACCGTGGTCTGTGTGGTGGTTTGAACATCAACGTGTTCAAAAAAGCCGTTACAGATATCCAAACATGGAAAGAGAAAGGCGCTGAAATTGAGCTGGCAGTGATTGGCTCGAAAGCAACGGCTTTCTTTAAACATGGTGGCGCAAAAGTTGCGGCACAGGTTTCTGGCCTTGGCGATAGCCCTAGCCTAGAAGACCTAATCGGTTCTGTTGGCGTAATGCTTAAGAAATACGATGAAGGTGAACTGGACCGTCTATACGTAGTGTTCAACAAGTTTGTGAACACTATGGTTCAGCAACCAACGATCGATCAATTGCTACCTTTGCCTAAATCGGACAGCAAAGAGATGCAGCGTGAGCACTCATGGGACTACATCTATGAGCCTGAGCCAAAGCCTCTACTGGATACGCTATTAGTGCGTTACGTAGAGTCTCAGGTATACCAAGGTGTGGTTGAGAACCTTGCTTGTGAGCAAGCGGCTCGAATGATTGCGATGAAGGCTGCAACGGATAACGCAACCAACTTGATTGAAGATCTGGAACTTGTGTACAACAAAGCCCGTCAGGCTGCGATCACACAAGAACTGTCGGAAATCGTTGGTGGTGCATCTGCGGTTTAA
- the atpH gene encoding F0F1 ATP synthase subunit delta: MSDLTTIARPYAKAAFDFAVDKGQLDQWGQMLSFAAEVAKNEQMNELLTSSFSAEKMAEIFVAVCGEQVDAHGQNLLKVMAENGRLAALPDVCEQFFILKKEHEKEIDVEVISASELSDEQLANIGSKLEARLERKVKLNCSVDETLLGGVIIRAGDLVIDDSARGRLNRLSDALQS, encoded by the coding sequence ATGTCTGATTTGACTACAATCGCACGCCCCTATGCTAAAGCAGCCTTCGACTTTGCGGTAGATAAGGGCCAGCTAGACCAATGGGGTCAAATGCTGTCTTTTGCTGCTGAAGTTGCCAAAAACGAACAAATGAATGAGCTTCTAACCAGTTCATTCTCTGCTGAAAAAATGGCAGAAATCTTTGTTGCAGTTTGTGGTGAACAAGTTGATGCGCACGGTCAAAACCTTCTTAAGGTTATGGCTGAGAATGGTCGTTTAGCGGCCCTTCCTGATGTTTGTGAGCAATTCTTCATTCTGAAGAAAGAGCATGAGAAAGAAATCGATGTTGAAGTCATTTCAGCATCAGAGCTTTCTGATGAACAACTTGCAAATATTGGCAGCAAACTTGAAGCGCGTCTTGAACGCAAAGTGAAGCTGAATTGCAGTGTAGATGAGACCCTACTTGGTGGGGTTATTATTCGAGCCGGAGACCTAGTCATCGATGACTCAGCGCGTGGTCGTTTGAACCGCCTGAGCGATGCATTGCAGTCTTAA
- a CDS encoding F0F1 ATP synthase subunit I — protein MVAALARPGRELARQLLMIQSGAVIFVAAGMAVAVNPEWGISALIGGGIFVAANAVFALCAFMFSGARAAKRIAASFYTGEVLKILITVALFYVAYMYMQVELVPLKLTYLLVLGINICAPVLFINNKK, from the coding sequence ATGGTAGCTGCGTTAGCTAGACCAGGACGAGAGCTCGCAAGGCAATTGTTAATGATCCAGTCTGGCGCGGTTATTTTTGTGGCAGCAGGAATGGCGGTAGCCGTAAATCCTGAATGGGGAATTTCAGCGTTGATTGGTGGTGGCATCTTTGTTGCCGCCAATGCAGTATTCGCGCTATGTGCTTTTATGTTTAGTGGGGCTCGCGCTGCCAAGCGCATCGCTGCGTCCTTCTACACGGGCGAAGTACTGAAAATTCTCATCACGGTTGCACTGTTCTACGTTGCCTACATGTATATGCAGGTGGAACTCGTTCCCCTCAAACTAACCTATTTGCTGGTACTAGGTATTAATATCTGTGCACCAGTGCTATTCATTAACAACAAAAAATAG
- the atpB gene encoding F0F1 ATP synthase subunit A, whose amino-acid sequence MAAPGEALTSSGYIAHHLSNLSLYKLGLVGSETSFWNVHIDSLFFSWFTGLIFLGIFYKVAKRTTAGVPGKLQCAVEMIVEFVADNVKDTFHGRNPLIAPLALTIFCWVFLMNVMDLVPIDFLPYPAEHWLGIPYLKVVPSADVNITMAMALGVFALMIYYSIKVKGLGGFAKELALHPFNHPLMIPFNLLIEVVSLLAKPLSLGMRLFGNMFAGEVVFILCAAMLPWYLQWMGSLPWAIFHILVITIQAFVFMMLTIVYLSMAHEDSDH is encoded by the coding sequence ATGGCTGCGCCAGGTGAAGCGCTAACATCGTCCGGATACATTGCCCACCACCTTTCTAACCTATCGCTGTATAAGTTAGGCTTAGTAGGGTCGGAGACAAGTTTCTGGAACGTACATATCGATAGCCTGTTTTTTTCTTGGTTTACTGGTTTAATCTTCCTCGGAATTTTTTACAAAGTAGCAAAGAGAACAACAGCGGGTGTACCGGGTAAGCTTCAGTGTGCTGTAGAAATGATCGTTGAATTTGTCGCCGATAACGTCAAAGACACGTTCCATGGACGCAACCCACTGATCGCGCCTTTAGCACTGACTATCTTTTGTTGGGTATTTTTGATGAACGTGATGGACTTAGTCCCGATCGACTTCTTACCATACCCAGCAGAGCATTGGCTAGGTATTCCTTACCTTAAGGTCGTACCTTCTGCTGATGTGAATATCACCATGGCTATGGCTCTAGGCGTTTTCGCATTGATGATCTACTACAGCATCAAAGTGAAAGGTCTAGGTGGATTCGCAAAAGAACTTGCACTACATCCATTCAATCACCCACTGATGATTCCGTTTAACCTACTGATCGAAGTGGTATCGCTACTTGCGAAACCTCTTTCACTTGGTATGCGTCTATTCGGTAACATGTTTGCGGGTGAGGTTGTATTCATTCTTTGTGCGGCAATGCTACCATGGTACTTACAATGGATGGGTTCACTACCGTGGGCAATCTTCCATATCTTGGTTATTACGATTCAAGCCTTCGTATTTATGATGTTGACAATTGTTTACCTGTCAATGGCACACGAAGACTCTGATCATTAA